One segment of Clostridium ljungdahlii DSM 13528 DNA contains the following:
- a CDS encoding zinc-dependent alcohol dehydrogenase, which translates to MKAVTFQGIKNVKVKDVKEPEVHKNDDIIVKLTTTAICGSDLHLIHDMIPNLPQDYIIGHEPMGIVEEVGPDVTKVKKGDRVIVPFNVSCGECYYCKHGLTSQCNNSNPHGETGAYFGYTETFGGYPGGQAEYMRVPYGNFTPFRIPEDCEVEDDKLVLLADVVPTAYWSVENSGVKAGDTVIVLGCGPVGLMVQKFAWLNNAERVIAVDNIQYRLEHARLHNNVEVVNFEEHENTGEYLREITHGGADIVIDCAGMDGKMTPMEYLETGLKLQGGAMGALVIATQSVRKGGVIQLTGVYGGRYNAFPLGDIFSRNINIRTGQAPVIPYMSKLYSMLAEGKVDPSDIITHKLPLDQAEHGYEVFDTKTEGCIKVVLKP; encoded by the coding sequence ATGAAAGCTGTAACGTTTCAAGGTATAAAAAATGTAAAGGTTAAAGATGTTAAGGAACCTGAGGTTCACAAAAATGATGATATAATAGTAAAACTTACAACTACAGCTATATGTGGATCGGATTTACACTTAATTCATGATATGATTCCTAATTTGCCCCAGGATTACATAATAGGGCACGAACCTATGGGAATTGTGGAAGAGGTAGGACCCGATGTTACAAAAGTGAAAAAAGGAGATAGGGTTATTGTACCATTTAATGTAAGCTGTGGTGAATGTTATTATTGTAAACATGGTCTTACAAGCCAGTGCAATAATTCAAATCCCCATGGAGAAACAGGAGCTTATTTTGGATATACTGAAACCTTTGGAGGATACCCCGGAGGTCAGGCTGAATACATGAGAGTTCCTTATGGAAATTTTACGCCTTTTCGTATTCCAGAAGACTGCGAAGTAGAGGACGATAAGCTAGTTCTTCTTGCTGATGTTGTACCTACAGCTTATTGGAGTGTGGAGAATTCTGGAGTTAAGGCTGGAGATACAGTAATAGTGTTAGGTTGTGGACCAGTTGGACTTATGGTACAAAAATTTGCATGGCTTAACAATGCTGAGAGAGTAATTGCAGTTGATAATATACAGTATAGATTAGAACATGCAAGACTTCACAATAATGTTGAAGTAGTAAATTTTGAGGAACATGAAAATACTGGAGAATATCTAAGGGAAATTACCCATGGGGGAGCAGATATTGTTATAGATTGTGCAGGAATGGATGGAAAGATGACACCTATGGAGTATTTGGAAACTGGTTTAAAATTGCAAGGAGGAGCTATGGGTGCTTTGGTAATAGCAACACAATCAGTTAGAAAAGGGGGAGTTATTCAACTCACGGGTGTTTATGGTGGAAGGTACAATGCATTTCCACTTGGAGATATATTTAGCCGTAATATAAATATAAGAACAGGTCAAGCTCCCGTCATTCCATATATGTCAAAGCTCTACAGCATGCTTGCAGAAGGAAAGGTTGATCCAAGTGATATTATTACACATAAATTGCCTTTAGATCAGGCAGAACATGGATATGAAGTTTTTGATACTAAAACAGAAGGTTGCATTAAAGTTGTTCTTAAACCATGA
- a CDS encoding spore coat protein — MSKQSAIAPHESIEVHELLTFKNICLTKSTTAAKLVSDSELKTILQNDVSTTKRQIQELKEIMERSCNVK, encoded by the coding sequence ATGTCAAAGCAAAGTGCTATAGCACCACATGAAAGTATTGAAGTGCATGAGCTTTTAACCTTTAAAAATATTTGCCTTACAAAATCAACTACTGCAGCTAAACTAGTATCAGATAGTGAGCTTAAGACAATTTTACAAAATGATGTATCTACAACAAAACGACAAATTCAGGAGTTAAAAGAAATTATGGAACGATCATGTAATGTAAAATAG
- a CDS encoding spore coat protein: MNSIIESLTGMDKMSDQVIATDFLIAAKSGIRNYSIAITETISEDVKEVLKKQLEDSIQTYETITDYMMKNGYYHPYNMDEQFKVDMKTTNTALNLTEGM, from the coding sequence ATGAATTCAATAATAGAAAGCCTTACTGGAATGGATAAGATGAGTGATCAGGTCATTGCCACAGACTTTTTAATAGCAGCTAAAAGTGGAATAAGAAACTATTCCATTGCCATAACTGAAACTATATCAGAGGATGTGAAAGAGGTACTTAAAAAACAATTAGAAGATTCTATCCAAACTTATGAAACAATTACTGATTATATGATGAAAAATGGATATTATCATCCATATAATATGGATGAACAGTTTAAAGTGGATATGAAAACGACGAATACAGCGTTAAATTTAACAGAAGGTATGTAA
- a CDS encoding flavodoxin family protein, with protein MQGKILVVYYSLEGNTRLIAETISKEISSDILEIKPKKSIDPHSKMRYFIGGKQAITKEKPEILPYDINPEDYDVLFIGTPVWAWTFSPAIRSFFANTDLKGKKIALFSCNGGGNGKTFKNMKEQLEGNEFLGEIEFKDPLKNDTKENIERAKKWCNSICK; from the coding sequence ATGCAAGGTAAGATTTTAGTTGTGTATTACTCACTTGAGGGAAACACAAGACTTATAGCTGAAACTATTTCAAAAGAGATATCCAGTGACATTTTAGAAATAAAGCCTAAAAAAAGTATAGATCCACACAGCAAAATGAGGTACTTTATAGGTGGAAAGCAGGCCATAACTAAGGAAAAACCAGAAATTTTACCTTATGATATAAATCCTGAGGATTATGATGTTTTATTTATTGGAACTCCAGTTTGGGCATGGACTTTTTCACCTGCCATAAGGAGCTTTTTCGCCAATACAGATTTAAAAGGTAAGAAGATAGCTTTATTTAGCTGCAATGGTGGGGGCAATGGAAAAACTTTTAAAAATATGAAAGAGCAGCTTGAGGGCAACGAATTCCTAGGAGAAATTGAATTTAAAGATCCTCTTAAAAATGACACGAAAGAAAATATAGAAAGAGCTAAAAAGTGGTGTAACAGTATTTGCAAATAG
- a CDS encoding cold-shock protein has product MNGTVKWFNGEKGFGFITGEDGKDIFAHFSQINSDGYKTLEEGQKVSYDEGQGQKGPQAENITVL; this is encoded by the coding sequence ATGAATGGTACAGTAAAATGGTTTAATGGAGAAAAAGGATTTGGATTTATTACAGGAGAAGATGGAAAAGATATTTTTGCACATTTTTCTCAAATAAATTCAGATGGATATAAAACACTTGAAGAAGGTCAAAAAGTTTCTTATGACGAAGGTCAAGGACAAAAAGGACCTCAAGCAGAAAATATTACTGTTCTCTAG
- a CDS encoding PLP-dependent aminotransferase family protein, with product MNYTKFSKRNNFVRPSEIREILKVTERPEIISFAGGLPAPELFPVNELKNVCTEVLTECGEASLQYSTTEGYIPLREAICKRMEKLSIKTSLDNIIVTTGSQQALDLSGKVFIDEGDTIICESPTYLAAISAFKTYLPNFKEIPMDEEGMIMEDLEKALKDNPNAKFIYTIPDFQNPTGRTMSLERRKKLVEIANKFDIVIIEDNPYGAIRFAGEDLPPVKHFDTEGRVIYLSTFSKIFAPGLRLGWICADKSIIQKYIPFKQSADLHTDIFAQMITAKYMEMYDIEEHIQKIKEVYRHRRELMIQCIEKYFPKDIKHTLPDGGLFIWIQLPSNMDASDIFTKAIKNNVAFVAGESFFPNANFKNSFRLNYSNMPDDRIIEGIKRLGEVLKK from the coding sequence ATGAATTATACTAAATTTTCAAAAAGAAATAATTTTGTTAGGCCTTCGGAAATACGTGAAATTTTAAAAGTTACAGAAAGGCCTGAAATAATATCTTTTGCAGGAGGTCTGCCAGCCCCAGAACTTTTTCCTGTTAATGAATTAAAAAACGTATGTACAGAAGTTTTAACTGAATGCGGAGAAGCATCTCTTCAATACAGTACCACTGAAGGATATATCCCCTTAAGAGAAGCTATCTGTAAGAGAATGGAGAAACTAAGTATAAAAACATCTTTGGATAACATAATAGTTACTACAGGTTCCCAGCAGGCTTTAGACCTTTCAGGAAAGGTCTTTATAGATGAAGGTGACACTATAATTTGTGAAAGTCCAACTTACCTTGCAGCTATCAGTGCTTTTAAAACCTATCTTCCAAACTTTAAAGAAATTCCTATGGACGAAGAAGGAATGATTATGGAAGATCTTGAAAAAGCCCTTAAGGATAATCCTAATGCAAAATTTATCTACACCATACCAGATTTTCAAAATCCAACTGGAAGAACTATGAGTCTTGAAAGGAGAAAAAAGCTGGTAGAAATAGCAAATAAATTTGATATAGTAATAATAGAAGACAACCCCTATGGTGCAATAAGATTTGCTGGAGAAGATCTTCCACCAGTAAAGCATTTTGATACTGAAGGAAGAGTAATTTACTTAAGTACTTTTTCAAAGATATTTGCCCCTGGCTTAAGGCTTGGCTGGATATGTGCAGATAAGAGTATTATTCAAAAATATATTCCTTTTAAGCAAAGTGCAGATTTGCATACTGATATATTCGCACAAATGATTACTGCAAAATATATGGAAATGTATGATATAGAAGAACATATACAAAAAATCAAAGAAGTATACAGACACAGGAGAGAACTTATGATACAGTGTATAGAAAAGTATTTTCCTAAAGATATAAAACATACTCTTCCTGATGGCGGACTTTTCATATGGATTCAACTTCCTTCAAATATGGATGCTTCAGATATTTTTACTAAAGCAATAAAAAACAATGTGGCATTTGTAGCTGGAGAATCTTTTTTCCCAAATGCTAATTTCAAAAATTCCTTTAGATTAAATTATTCAAATATGCCAGATGATAGGATTATAGAAGGAATTAAAAGATTAGGAGAAGTGCTCAAGAAATAA
- a CDS encoding PLP-dependent aminotransferase family protein, producing MRISIDKKSSIPIYVQIKNEIRNIIYSGMLPSNFLLPSERKLAEELNVSRSTVISAYEELKSLGLLESHKGKGTIVANNTKNKQLSIRNHTVPLSWYQFFDSNVSSANNHDIVDIINSVGGEKNISFSAGIADPILHPLKDIVKLQKDLWKNCGNDMLAYISSYGYYPLRESLSRLLKSRNISVSPKEIMILSGSMQGIDFIGRAFLSKGDVVIVEEPTFMSAIELFKLSGAKVIGVPMENDGINLDVLEILLNKYKPKFLYTVPTFQNPTSIVMSLEKRYKLLNLAYKYQLPIIEDDPYSEINYENIYLPSLKALDTYGYVIYLSTFSKTMFSGMRVGWTAAPAQVIKKFALLKQMTDLHVNTASQYILDKFLREGLYENHIKLICKEYMNKRDLMLKILEKNKSLGISFNLPKGGYYIWCKLPENISQTQLLLKCSKEGVSYAPGNVFYPEGSDGKSYMRLNYTFENAKNISIGLNKLMKAIAELLQNTNSSTVNQDNYFGKPII from the coding sequence ATGCGCATTTCTATAGACAAAAAAAGCTCCATACCAATTTACGTACAAATTAAAAATGAAATAAGAAATATTATTTACTCTGGTATGCTTCCATCAAATTTCTTACTTCCATCTGAGCGCAAACTTGCAGAAGAACTTAACGTCAGCAGAAGTACAGTAATTAGTGCTTATGAAGAATTAAAATCTTTAGGCTTATTAGAGTCCCACAAAGGAAAAGGAACTATAGTAGCAAATAACACAAAAAATAAGCAGTTAAGTATTAGAAATCATACTGTACCACTTTCATGGTATCAATTTTTCGATTCAAATGTAAGTTCCGCTAATAATCATGACATTGTTGACATAATAAATTCAGTAGGAGGAGAAAAAAATATATCTTTTTCAGCTGGTATTGCAGATCCAATTTTGCATCCTCTTAAGGATATAGTAAAATTGCAAAAAGACTTATGGAAAAATTGTGGAAATGATATGCTGGCTTATATTTCTTCTTATGGATACTACCCCCTTAGAGAAAGCTTAAGTAGATTACTAAAATCAAGAAACATATCTGTTTCTCCTAAAGAAATAATGATACTTTCAGGCTCCATGCAGGGAATAGATTTTATTGGAAGAGCCTTTCTAAGTAAAGGAGATGTGGTTATAGTAGAAGAACCTACATTTATGAGCGCAATTGAACTATTTAAGTTGTCAGGGGCAAAAGTTATAGGAGTTCCTATGGAAAATGATGGTATAAACTTAGATGTGCTTGAAATTTTACTAAATAAATATAAGCCTAAATTTTTATACACAGTACCTACTTTTCAAAATCCAACTTCAATAGTTATGAGTTTAGAAAAAAGATACAAGCTACTAAATTTGGCATATAAATATCAGCTTCCAATTATTGAAGATGACCCTTACAGTGAAATAAACTATGAGAATATATACTTGCCATCTTTAAAAGCTCTGGATACATACGGCTATGTCATATATTTAAGTACATTTTCTAAAACTATGTTTTCAGGTATGCGTGTTGGATGGACTGCTGCACCTGCACAAGTAATAAAAAAATTTGCTTTATTAAAGCAAATGACAGATCTTCACGTTAACACAGCTTCGCAATATATATTAGATAAGTTTTTACGAGAAGGACTGTATGAAAATCACATAAAGCTAATATGCAAAGAATATATGAACAAAAGGGATTTAATGCTCAAAATACTTGAAAAAAATAAATCTCTTGGTATTAGTTTTAATCTTCCTAAAGGTGGTTATTACATTTGGTGCAAGCTTCCTGAAAATATTTCACAAACACAATTATTATTAAAATGTTCTAAGGAAGGTGTTTCCTATGCTCCAGGGAATGTATTTTACCCTGAAGGAAGCGATGGTAAAAGCTATATGAGGTTAAATTACACTTTCGAAAATGCAAAAAATATAAGTATTGGATTAAATAAGCTTATGAAAGCTATAGCAGAACTGCTTCAAAATACAAATTCTTCAACAGTTAACCAGGATAATTATTTTGGAAAACCTATTATATAA
- a CDS encoding site-2 protease family protein has protein sequence MFGMTKSKNENQSVNNLYTEIKGDNVPYTTDANEEFTENSNVRPPILKKMKSKKSKIGILGIVGAFLLKFKGALIFLAKFKFLFVLLKLSKVFYTLGSMTLAIFIYASIYGVVFGVGFILLLFAHEMGHYAAAKKIHLPISTPIFIPFVGALISMKEMPKTAKDEAFMAAAGPVGGSIAALLCIPIYLLTHNNVFLALAYTGFFMNLFNLVPIHPLDGGRIATAITPKLWFIGIPVFALACIKFFNPVLIIFLILGIVELYKYYKNPKKEYYEMKTSTRIVFTLVYFGLVAILGASSEYIHAFIPLNYQ, from the coding sequence ATGTTTGGTATGACTAAATCAAAAAACGAAAATCAATCTGTAAATAATCTATATACTGAAATCAAGGGAGATAATGTGCCTTATACAACAGATGCTAATGAGGAATTTACAGAAAACTCAAACGTAAGGCCTCCTATACTAAAAAAGATGAAGTCAAAAAAAAGTAAAATTGGCATTTTAGGAATAGTAGGAGCTTTTCTTTTAAAATTTAAAGGTGCATTGATATTTCTTGCGAAATTCAAATTCTTATTTGTGCTACTTAAATTAAGCAAGGTATTTTATACACTAGGTTCTATGACATTAGCTATTTTTATATACGCCAGCATATACGGTGTTGTTTTTGGAGTAGGCTTTATACTTTTATTGTTTGCACATGAGATGGGACACTATGCAGCTGCTAAAAAAATTCATCTTCCTATTTCAACTCCAATATTTATACCTTTTGTTGGTGCACTCATATCAATGAAGGAAATGCCTAAAACTGCAAAAGATGAAGCTTTTATGGCTGCAGCAGGACCAGTTGGAGGCAGCATTGCCGCCCTACTTTGTATACCTATTTATCTTTTAACTCACAATAATGTTTTCTTAGCACTAGCATATACAGGATTTTTTATGAATTTATTTAATCTAGTACCTATTCATCCCCTAGATGGTGGTAGAATCGCTACAGCTATAACACCTAAGCTATGGTTTATCGGTATCCCTGTTTTTGCTTTGGCTTGTATAAAATTTTTCAACCCTGTGCTAATCATATTTTTAATTTTAGGAATTGTAGAATTGTACAAGTATTATAAAAATCCTAAAAAAGAATATTATGAAATGAAAACCTCAACAAGAATTGTATTTACTTTAGTTTATTTCGGATTAGTAGCAATTCTTGGTGCAAGTAGTGAATACATTCATGCTTTTATTCCTTTAAACTATCAATAA
- a CDS encoding HAMP domain-containing sensor histidine kinase, which produces MKVKIAGIQTKFFISFIFSLIASFCIFTAVYSTYISFVSQKYPYKFQNYNYSLGRLSRISSDVSLNTSGVNFNNNSKYKSVLSKYEVKYSKYKLGFIVTDPQNKILYNSSKLAGNTSLEKTYSDFLKYFNHTMNITMYHDYIYKTPIKTGNDISILWITASPINTPHDSIGTLVGDKNILILLSICMLIFFIITHHRMKYINEMCCGIKTIANENLNFKIRQKGHDELSEISKNINFMADKINEKIENEKKIEVSKNALITNVAHDIRSPLTSIIGFLQIIDNSEYESKEEMQRFINISLKKAETMKKLTDNLFMFTKLNGGDLKLHLSTVCLNELIYQLIDEFSITFENSKLNIVDNICAENIMVTIDINLFVRALNNLMYNALKYSIKPSDVNVSLVQCDKNVLISISNKCKNLNIENVSMLFEKFYRADKSRTNPDEGSGLGLSITKSIIEKHNGIILANYDKDTITFTISLPN; this is translated from the coding sequence TTGAAAGTTAAAATAGCAGGTATTCAAACTAAATTCTTTATATCATTTATATTTTCACTAATTGCAAGTTTTTGTATATTTACGGCTGTGTATTCAACCTACATAAGTTTTGTATCTCAAAAGTATCCTTATAAGTTTCAAAATTACAACTATAGCCTTGGCAGATTGTCGCGTATTTCCAGTGATGTAAGTTTAAATACAAGTGGTGTAAATTTCAATAATAACTCCAAATATAAATCTGTATTGTCAAAATATGAAGTTAAATATTCAAAATATAAACTAGGTTTTATTGTAACTGATCCCCAAAATAAAATTTTATATAATTCATCTAAACTTGCTGGAAATACAAGCTTGGAAAAAACATACTCTGACTTTTTAAAATACTTTAATCATACGATGAATATAACCATGTATCATGATTATATATACAAAACACCTATAAAAACAGGTAATGATATTTCCATACTTTGGATTACTGCCTCTCCTATAAATACACCTCATGATTCAATAGGAACACTAGTGGGAGACAAAAACATTTTAATTTTGCTTTCCATATGTATGTTGATATTTTTCATAATAACCCATCATAGGATGAAATACATAAATGAAATGTGCTGCGGTATAAAAACTATTGCAAATGAAAACTTAAATTTTAAAATACGTCAAAAAGGTCATGATGAACTATCTGAGATATCTAAAAATATAAACTTTATGGCAGATAAAATAAATGAAAAAATCGAAAACGAGAAAAAAATTGAAGTTTCTAAAAATGCACTTATAACAAATGTAGCCCATGACATAAGAAGCCCACTTACAAGCATAATTGGATTTTTACAAATTATAGATAATAGTGAGTATGAATCTAAAGAAGAGATGCAAAGATTTATAAATATATCATTAAAGAAAGCTGAAACCATGAAGAAACTTACGGATAACTTATTTATGTTCACAAAGCTAAATGGTGGAGACTTAAAATTGCACCTGTCTACAGTATGCTTAAATGAACTCATTTACCAGTTAATTGACGAATTTTCAATTACTTTTGAAAATTCAAAGTTAAATATTGTAGATAACATATGTGCTGAAAACATAATGGTCACAATTGACATCAATTTATTTGTGAGGGCTTTAAATAATCTGATGTACAATGCTCTAAAATACAGTATAAAACCTTCAGATGTGAATGTATCTTTAGTCCAATGTGATAAAAATGTTTTAATCAGTATAAGCAATAAATGTAAAAATTTAAATATAGAAAATGTAAGTATGCTATTTGAAAAGTTTTATAGAGCAGATAAATCCCGTACAAATCCTGATGAAGGTTCAGGATTGGGTCTTTCTATAACAAAAAGTATAATTGAAAAGCATAATGGAATCATACTGGCAAATTATGATAAAGACACAATTACTTTTACGATATCACTACCAAATTAG
- a CDS encoding response regulator transcription factor: protein MDKNVVLIVDDDENIRELLTIMLKNQNIDSLCAKDGIEALEILKSNKIDLILLDVMMPRMDGMMACMKIRESLNLPIIILSAKVDDADKIMGLTIGADDYIAKPFNSMLLIAKIRSHLRRYKEFNSNFHDNSSLIKIQDMLINMDKHTVKIDNSEINLTPHEFKILAFLAKNKDNVLSIKQIYENVWEEPYMEFDRTVTVHIRRLRQKLKKDYIKTVWGVGYKIES, encoded by the coding sequence ATGGATAAAAATGTAGTTTTAATTGTAGACGACGATGAAAATATAAGAGAACTTTTAACTATAATGTTAAAAAATCAAAACATAGATTCCCTGTGCGCAAAAGATGGAATTGAAGCTCTGGAGATTTTAAAAAGCAATAAAATAGATTTGATACTTTTAGATGTTATGATGCCAAGGATGGATGGTATGATGGCATGTATGAAAATACGGGAAAGCTTAAATTTACCTATTATAATACTATCTGCTAAAGTTGACGATGCAGATAAAATAATGGGACTTACTATTGGAGCTGATGATTACATCGCAAAACCCTTTAATTCAATGCTCTTAATTGCAAAGATAAGATCTCACCTAAGAAGATATAAAGAATTTAATTCAAACTTTCATGACAATTCAAGCTTGATTAAAATTCAGGACATGCTTATAAATATGGATAAACATACTGTAAAAATAGATAACAGTGAGATAAATTTGACTCCTCATGAATTCAAAATTTTGGCTTTCCTTGCAAAGAACAAGGACAATGTACTGAGCATAAAGCAAATATATGAAAACGTGTGGGAGGAACCTTACATGGAATTTGACAGGACAGTTACAGTACACATAAGGAGATTAAGACAAAAACTTAAAAAAGATTACATAAAAACTGTATGGGGAGTTGGGTATAAAATTGAAAGTTAA
- a CDS encoding ABC transporter ATP-binding protein, with protein sequence MNFLEVLKLQNLSKTIGKREIVKNLNLSVKEGEIFGFLGPNGAGKTTTIKMIVGFLKPTGGKIYINGKNIKNSRISSISNMAAMVEAPDMYPYLTGVQNLRQLARLDGDISQSQIDEAVKLAGLSDRINDKFKKYSLGMKQRLGIAQVLMGNKKIWILDEPTNGLDPSGMIHFRNLFKKYSREKKVTIFISSHILGEMESMCDRVAFLNEGEIKGIEDVNNMKGNLEKRYLEIVGGEEDDFSNN encoded by the coding sequence GTGAATTTCTTGGAAGTATTGAAATTGCAAAATCTATCAAAGACTATAGGAAAGAGAGAAATTGTGAAGAATTTAAATTTGAGTGTAAAGGAAGGTGAAATCTTTGGATTTTTAGGACCCAATGGTGCAGGAAAGACCACAACTATAAAGATGATCGTTGGATTTTTAAAACCCACTGGCGGTAAAATTTACATAAATGGAAAAAATATTAAAAATAGTAGGATAAGCTCTATAAGTAATATGGCAGCTATGGTTGAAGCACCGGATATGTATCCATATTTAACTGGAGTTCAGAATTTAAGGCAGCTGGCAAGGCTTGATGGAGATATTAGTCAAAGTCAAATAGATGAAGCTGTAAAATTAGCTGGATTAAGTGACAGGATAAATGATAAATTTAAAAAGTATTCCCTTGGAATGAAACAGAGGCTTGGCATTGCACAGGTTCTCATGGGAAACAAAAAGATATGGATATTGGATGAACCTACTAATGGACTAGATCCAAGCGGAATGATTCATTTTAGAAATTTGTTTAAAAAATATTCTAGAGAAAAGAAAGTTACCATATTTATATCGTCTCATATACTTGGAGAAATGGAATCCATGTGTGATAGAGTTGCATTTTTAAATGAAGGTGAAATTAAAGGAATAGAGGATGTAAATAACATGAAGGGAAATCTTGAAAAAAGATATTTGGAAATTGTAGGAGGAGAAGAAGATGATTTTTCCAATAATTAA
- a CDS encoding ABC transporter permease subunit: MIFPIIKNEIIKIFYRKKFLICSIILLLVAAFSVLAVNSENGERGLRKDKSIEQYYKDQKKLVKDKAKIAEIQTHIDNVDKMVKDYEFQKTHPLAWKDTLKKDVKLMESVNDSKLDDAKKEQRKSEITYKKYLLENNIKPVSSIKATGYVLFNDYSLILDYGMIVIFLVAVFMTVDSVSSEYAPPTLKLLLLRPVTKTKLLLGKFLACAISSSALVVIFNLIFFLFGEIVYGFDSFKYPVSIGPEFKHSSIQNMDLHKFISVIPGTSSIMPLYKFLIEFMILQIIFIIAATSFCILISTLIKSNAAATSTAILFGVAYMILSKIPALSDKSDIMPAFFIALGSSVSIITRRIVQDTGAYYINTLSASLIMIAWSILFLGLSTIIVEKREEYI, translated from the coding sequence ATGATTTTTCCAATAATTAAAAACGAGATCATTAAGATATTTTATAGAAAGAAATTTTTAATATGTTCTATTATATTGCTACTTGTAGCTGCATTTTCAGTATTAGCTGTGAATAGCGAAAATGGAGAGAGGGGACTGCGAAAAGACAAAAGTATAGAACAATACTATAAAGATCAAAAAAAATTAGTAAAGGATAAAGCAAAAATTGCTGAAATCCAAACACATATCGATAACGTTGATAAAATGGTAAAGGATTATGAATTTCAAAAAACACATCCACTAGCATGGAAAGATACTTTAAAAAAGGATGTAAAGCTTATGGAAAGTGTTAATGACAGTAAATTGGATGATGCTAAAAAAGAACAAAGAAAAAGTGAAATTACTTATAAGAAGTATTTATTAGAGAATAACATAAAGCCAGTTAGCAGTATTAAAGCTACAGGATATGTATTGTTTAATGATTACAGCCTTATTTTGGATTATGGCATGATAGTGATATTTTTAGTAGCAGTGTTTATGACAGTAGACAGTGTTTCAAGTGAATATGCACCTCCTACATTAAAGCTTTTGCTTTTAAGACCTGTTACAAAGACAAAACTTCTACTTGGCAAATTTTTAGCTTGTGCCATTTCAAGCTCTGCACTTGTAGTGATTTTCAATTTGATATTTTTTTTGTTTGGAGAAATTGTATATGGTTTTGACAGCTTCAAATATCCAGTTTCTATAGGACCTGAATTTAAACACAGCAGCATACAAAATATGGACTTGCATAAATTTATATCTGTCATTCCAGGAACGTCAAGTATTATGCCTCTTTATAAATTTTTAATTGAATTTATGATCTTACAAATAATTTTTATAATTGCAGCTACAAGTTTTTGCATTTTAATATCTACTTTAATTAAAAGCAATGCAGCAGCAACATCTACAGCCATACTATTTGGAGTAGCTTACATGATACTTTCAAAAATTCCTGCATTATCTGATAAGTCAGATATTATGCCAGCATTTTTTATAGCCCTTGGAAGCTCTGTAAGTATAATAACAAGGCGAATTGTACAAGATACAGGGGCATACTATATAAATACGTTATCTGCAAGCTTAATAATGATTGCATGGTCTATATTATTTTTAGGATTAAGTACAATTATAGTAGAAAAAAGAGAAGAGTATATCTAG